From one Actinomyces sp. Marseille-P3109 genomic stretch:
- a CDS encoding mechanosensitive ion channel family protein — MLLAATTPPATPSADPSATPTPTPTSGPTGIPSVNVDETVKVVTKTTNDLAAIGLQAGIGAVIGILVAVVLMSILSFMGRRRLLYREIVDFGRRPAYAVGAMTGAFLGTQLALTGLRQAKDDSTTMVVIERGVTIALIFSVTWLVVAFAKAIESTVVKGVQASENQGRANRVTTQSQIIRRVAQVIIVIAGLVSAIMTFPSVQLAMGSLLASAGLASVIAGMAARSMLGNVFAGLQLATTDAIRVDDVVVVDDEQGTIEEITLTYVVMRTWDDRRLILPSTHFTENPFANWTRGGSQSTGTFTLDLDWRAPIAALRAELARLVAASPVWDGRQASLEVSDAVSGHVTVRIVLTGADPGDVGTLKSYVREELVAWLQREAPYALPRTRVEVEQVEVTQDLGPEEVARAAEDIVAKQKAEADSAIKTAAGDDDTVTEAEGEAAAHGLGARRAVTLGRAMGRSLLHRARRGGLGPK; from the coding sequence ATGCTCCTCGCAGCCACCACCCCACCCGCGACCCCCAGCGCGGATCCTTCGGCGACCCCGACTCCCACGCCCACCTCCGGTCCCACGGGCATTCCGTCCGTCAACGTGGATGAGACCGTCAAGGTGGTCACCAAGACGACGAACGATCTCGCCGCCATCGGCTTGCAGGCCGGTATCGGCGCCGTCATCGGCATCCTGGTGGCCGTCGTGCTCATGTCGATCCTCAGCTTCATGGGCAGGCGCCGCCTCCTGTACCGCGAGATCGTGGACTTCGGGCGCCGCCCCGCCTACGCCGTCGGCGCCATGACCGGGGCCTTCCTGGGCACCCAGCTCGCCCTGACCGGGCTGCGGCAGGCCAAGGACGACTCGACGACGATGGTCGTCATCGAACGGGGGGTGACCATCGCGCTCATCTTCTCGGTGACCTGGCTCGTCGTCGCCTTCGCCAAGGCCATCGAGTCCACCGTCGTCAAAGGGGTGCAGGCCAGCGAGAACCAGGGGCGCGCCAACCGCGTGACCACCCAGAGCCAGATCATCCGGCGTGTGGCCCAGGTGATCATCGTCATCGCCGGGCTCGTCAGCGCCATCATGACCTTCCCCAGCGTCCAGCTGGCCATGGGCTCCCTGCTCGCCTCGGCCGGTCTGGCCTCCGTCATCGCCGGTATGGCCGCGCGCTCCATGCTCGGCAACGTCTTCGCCGGCCTCCAGCTGGCCACCACCGACGCCATTCGTGTGGACGATGTCGTCGTCGTCGACGACGAGCAGGGCACCATTGAGGAGATCACCCTGACCTACGTGGTCATGCGCACCTGGGATGACCGGCGCCTCATCCTGCCCTCGACCCACTTCACCGAGAACCCCTTCGCCAACTGGACGCGCGGCGGAAGCCAGAGCACCGGCACCTTTACCCTCGACCTGGACTGGCGCGCCCCCATCGCCGCGCTGCGCGCCGAGCTGGCCCGCCTCGTGGCCGCCTCCCCGGTGTGGGACGGGCGCCAGGCCTCCCTTGAGGTCTCCGACGCCGTCAGCGGCCACGTCACCGTGCGCATCGTCCTCACCGGAGCCGACCCCGGCGACGTCGGCACCCTCAAGTCCTACGTGCGCGAGGAGCTGGTCGCCTGGCTGCAGCGCGAGGCCCCCTACGCCCTGCCGCGCACGCGGGTGGAGGTGGAGCAGGTCGAGGTCACCCAGGACCTCGGCCCCGAGGAGGTGGCTCGTGCGGCCGAGGATATCGTCGCCAAGCAGAAGGCCGAGGCCGACAGTGCCATCAAGACGGCGGCCGGTGACGACGACACGGTCACCGAGGCCGAGGGCGAGGCCGCGGCGCACGGCCTGGGGGCCAGGCGCGCCGTCACGCTGGGGCGCGCCATGGGCCGCTCCCTGCTGCACCGCGCCCGGCGCGGGGGCCTGGGGCCCAAGTGA
- a CDS encoding PadR family transcriptional regulator yields MISADAIRGYIDLIVLSLLKRQPSYAYELAKTITEVSDGEYTIKQTTLYTALKRLESAGLATSYAGVSDSGKSRTYYRLTPEGAAHLAAKVSEWEDTKTLIDRFAKGAH; encoded by the coding sequence ATGATCAGTGCCGACGCGATCCGGGGCTACATCGACCTCATCGTCCTGTCGCTGCTCAAGCGGCAGCCGTCCTACGCCTACGAGCTCGCCAAGACCATCACCGAGGTCTCCGACGGCGAGTACACCATCAAGCAGACCACTCTCTACACCGCTCTCAAGCGTCTGGAGTCCGCCGGGCTGGCGACCTCCTACGCGGGCGTCTCCGACTCCGGCAAGTCCCGCACCTACTACCGCCTCACCCCGGAAGGCGCCGCGCACCTGGCGGCCAAGGTCTCCGAGTGGGAGGACACCAAGACCCTCATCGACCGCTTCGCGAAAGGAGCCCACTGA
- a CDS encoding permease prefix domain 1-containing protein, which yields MDTIETFLDAMFAPYPATPRLTEARGELRAMMEDAYNDAIAHGKTHNEAVGQVITDFGNLEELAPVLGITADIRPDDAPQDAAAGSGAPAEPSRPSFPVVTLPEAQALAQAKRSTASTLARAVSTFVCAPALLIALTSLTGTGWIAISNNTATFIGVAFTLLLVGLGVVMLVQRRAAFSSVHHLIEGRFTPDPVVTAWAARERLNHETARTRRLAIAVFLWIVSALPILAASMLGSTQGSPSGLSGVGVAISLAIIATGLSIYLPASWASSTYTTLTHPGGSGGYSSYRPDGEEDEDPLVGFVASIYWPATVAIYLLWSFIFTAWAISWIIWPIAGIMFGIFASARAAWRRTH from the coding sequence ATGGACACCATCGAGACCTTCCTCGACGCCATGTTCGCCCCCTACCCGGCCACGCCGCGCCTGACCGAGGCCCGCGGCGAGCTGCGCGCCATGATGGAGGACGCCTACAACGACGCCATCGCCCACGGCAAGACCCACAACGAGGCGGTCGGGCAGGTCATCACCGACTTCGGCAACCTCGAGGAGCTGGCCCCGGTGCTGGGCATCACGGCCGACATCCGGCCCGACGACGCCCCGCAGGACGCGGCCGCCGGCTCTGGCGCCCCCGCCGAGCCCAGCAGGCCCTCCTTCCCGGTGGTGACGCTGCCCGAGGCTCAGGCCCTGGCCCAGGCCAAGCGGAGCACCGCCTCGACCCTGGCCCGCGCGGTCAGCACCTTCGTCTGCGCTCCGGCCCTCCTCATCGCCCTGACGAGCCTGACCGGAACCGGGTGGATCGCCATCAGCAACAACACGGCCACCTTCATCGGCGTGGCCTTCACCCTGCTGCTGGTCGGCCTGGGGGTGGTCATGCTGGTGCAGCGCCGGGCGGCCTTCTCCTCCGTCCATCACCTCATCGAGGGCAGGTTCACCCCGGACCCGGTGGTGACCGCCTGGGCGGCCCGCGAACGCCTCAACCATGAGACGGCGCGCACCCGCCGGCTGGCGATCGCGGTCTTCCTGTGGATCGTCTCCGCGCTGCCGATCCTGGCCGCCAGCATGCTCGGCTCCACCCAGGGTTCTCCGTCGGGACTCTCCGGTGTCGGCGTCGCGATATCGCTGGCCATCATCGCGACGGGCCTGAGTATCTACCTGCCCGCCTCATGGGCGTCCTCCACCTACACGACTCTCACCCACCCCGGCGGCTCCGGCGGCTACTCCTCCTACAGGCCCGACGGCGAGGAGGACGAGGATCCGCTCGTCGGCTTCGTGGCGAGCATCTACTGGCCGGCCACGGTCGCCATCTACCTGCTGTGGAGCTTCATCTTCACAGCCTGGGCCATCTCCTGGATCATCTGGCCGATCGCCGGCATCATGTTCGGGATCTTCGCCAGCGCCCGAGCCGCCTGGCGCAGGACGCACTGA
- the acs gene encoding acetate--CoA ligase, whose amino-acid sequence MISRNVPRPPGEPMEEPEQTIHPDPEVVANAWVGDWRALEERAAADLEGYWAERAGELEWSRRWDTVLDESGAPFYRWFVGARTNIVSNAVDRHLTNSHRNKLALIWVGEDIEQVRTFSYFDLGREVERMANVLKAMGVHKGDVVTIYLPRIPEVFFAMLACAKLGAVHSVVFAGYSSDALSARIDDSESKVVITADGSWINGKVFPMKEIVDDAVRFSPTVQNVIVVRNTATEAVMDPIRDHWYHELCKLPIAQGRCETVQVDAEDPLFILYTSGSTGKPKAILHSHGGYQVGTYVTLHDCFDVHDADRWWCTSDPGWITGHSYLVYGPLLNGATVFMYEGNPTFPYPDRWWNLIERYGINAFYTAPTAIRTLMRFGEAWVRRHDLSSLRLLGSVGEPLNPEAWRWFHHVVGSDRCPIIDTWWQTETGMFQITTVPSMPQKPGAAGRPVFGQEAAVVDEEGREVPDGVEGNLVLKRPWPSMMRTLFRDPQRYVDTYWSKYPGLYLTGDSAKRDADGWFWIIGRTDDVIKVSGHRLGTAEVESALVSHSAVTEAAAVGLPHEVKGHSVHVAVVLATRVEPSRELEAELRQHVAATLSPIAKPESFVFLESLPKTRSGKILRRVLRARALGQDEGDLSTLAEE is encoded by the coding sequence ATGATCTCAAGGAACGTGCCCCGGCCCCCGGGTGAGCCGATGGAGGAGCCGGAGCAGACCATCCATCCCGACCCCGAGGTCGTCGCGAACGCCTGGGTCGGCGACTGGCGCGCTCTGGAGGAGCGGGCCGCCGCGGACCTGGAGGGCTACTGGGCCGAGCGCGCCGGCGAGCTGGAGTGGTCCAGGCGCTGGGACACGGTGCTCGACGAGTCCGGGGCCCCCTTCTACCGTTGGTTCGTCGGTGCTCGGACGAACATCGTCTCCAACGCCGTCGACCGGCACCTGACCAACTCCCACCGCAACAAGCTCGCCCTCATCTGGGTGGGTGAGGACATTGAGCAGGTGCGTACTTTCTCCTACTTCGACCTGGGCCGGGAGGTCGAGAGGATGGCCAACGTCCTCAAGGCCATGGGTGTGCACAAGGGCGACGTCGTGACGATCTACCTGCCCCGCATCCCCGAGGTCTTCTTCGCCATGCTCGCCTGCGCCAAGCTCGGGGCCGTCCACTCGGTGGTCTTCGCCGGCTACTCCTCCGACGCCCTGAGCGCGCGCATCGATGACTCGGAGTCCAAGGTCGTCATCACCGCCGACGGCTCGTGGATCAACGGCAAGGTCTTCCCCATGAAGGAGATCGTCGACGACGCGGTGCGCTTCTCGCCCACCGTCCAGAACGTCATCGTCGTGCGCAACACCGCCACCGAGGCTGTCATGGACCCCATCCGCGACCACTGGTACCACGAGCTGTGCAAGCTCCCGATCGCCCAGGGCCGCTGCGAGACCGTGCAGGTCGACGCCGAGGACCCCCTGTTCATCCTCTACACCTCCGGGTCCACCGGTAAGCCCAAGGCGATCCTGCACTCCCACGGCGGCTACCAGGTGGGCACCTACGTCACCCTCCACGACTGCTTCGACGTCCATGACGCCGACCGCTGGTGGTGCACCTCCGACCCGGGCTGGATCACCGGCCACAGCTACCTCGTCTACGGCCCACTGCTCAACGGCGCCACCGTCTTCATGTACGAGGGAAACCCGACCTTCCCCTACCCGGACCGCTGGTGGAACCTCATCGAGCGCTACGGCATCAACGCCTTCTACACCGCCCCCACGGCCATCCGCACACTCATGCGCTTCGGCGAGGCCTGGGTGCGGCGCCACGACCTGTCCAGCCTGCGGCTGCTGGGCAGCGTTGGCGAGCCCCTCAACCCCGAGGCGTGGCGCTGGTTCCACCACGTCGTGGGCTCCGACCGCTGCCCGATCATCGACACCTGGTGGCAGACCGAGACCGGCATGTTCCAGATCACGACGGTGCCCTCCATGCCCCAGAAGCCCGGCGCGGCGGGCCGGCCGGTGTTCGGCCAGGAGGCGGCCGTCGTTGATGAGGAGGGCCGGGAGGTCCCCGACGGCGTCGAGGGGAACCTGGTCCTCAAGCGGCCCTGGCCCTCGATGATGCGCACTCTCTTCCGTGACCCGCAGCGCTACGTGGACACCTATTGGAGCAAGTACCCGGGCCTGTACCTGACCGGGGACTCGGCCAAGCGCGACGCCGACGGCTGGTTCTGGATCATCGGGCGCACCGACGACGTCATCAAGGTCTCCGGCCACCGCCTGGGCACGGCCGAGGTCGAGTCGGCGCTCGTCTCCCACTCCGCGGTGACCGAGGCCGCCGCCGTCGGCCTGCCCCACGAGGTCAAGGGGCACTCCGTCCACGTCGCCGTCGTCCTGGCCACCCGGGTCGAGCCCTCACGTGAGCTCGAGGCGGAGCTGCGCCAGCACGTGGCGGCGACCCTGTCGCCGATCGCCAAGCCGGAGTCCTTCGTCTTCCTCGAGTCGCTGCCCAAGACCCGCTCGGGCAAGATCCTGCGGCGGGTGCTGCGGGCCCGGGCGCTGGGTCAGGATGAGGGCGACCTGTCCACCCTCGCCGAGGAGTGA
- a CDS encoding metallopeptidase family protein: MSEQEFEDVVGDALDQIPADLTEAMDNVVVLIQDEPDPEMLTDEDCDEAGRPTLLGLYEGVPLTERDEGWSMVLPDRILIFRGPLERWCTSREELVEEITVTVIHEVAHHFGIPDERLHELGWE; encoded by the coding sequence ATGTCGGAGCAGGAGTTCGAGGACGTCGTCGGCGACGCCCTCGACCAGATCCCGGCGGACCTGACCGAGGCGATGGACAACGTCGTCGTCCTCATCCAGGACGAGCCCGACCCGGAGATGCTCACGGACGAGGACTGTGACGAGGCCGGCCGGCCCACGCTCCTGGGGCTGTACGAGGGCGTCCCCCTCACCGAGCGCGACGAGGGCTGGTCCATGGTGCTGCCCGACCGCATCCTCATCTTCCGCGGTCCGCTGGAGCGCTGGTGCACCAGCCGCGAGGAGCTCGTGGAGGAGATCACGGTGACCGTCATCCATGAGGTGGCTCACCACTTCGGCATCCCTGACGAGCGTCTCCACGAGCTGGGCTGGGAGTAG
- a CDS encoding glycoside hydrolase family 3 N-terminal domain-containing protein, whose amino-acid sequence MAGMNDRHRPAAPGTGELHDPITPEESPQHHVSRRPVLLAALLGTGTLAGCSLIPGASSARSASPSAEPATPAPSSAAPSIAAASATPSATASATAGALEGWSLEEKVGQLMMVGVDATSPQAVSTDAVVSHHVGNIFIAGRITAGSQATQKVISTFTSKAGPDTTRSTPMLVATDQEGGEVQVLSGSSFSDLPSAMEQSTQPRDQLEASARTWGKELADVGVNMNLAPVVDLVDIDRPTTNEPIGRWGREYGHDAATVSSQAGAFAEGMRASGVIPTYKHFPGLGRVTANTDTSANVVDSTTTRSTDAAVGVFASAIAAGAQVIMVSSATYALIDPSAPAVFSSTIVTDMLRTEMGFSGVVITDDVSAATQVQGVAAGERAVRAVRAGCDIVLASADPTVAADMVKALIAAAQSDPAFAARVDESAARVLALKGGLQS is encoded by the coding sequence GTGGCCGGCATGAATGACCGCCATCGGCCTGCCGCTCCGGGCACCGGGGAGCTTCACGACCCCATCACCCCGGAGGAGTCCCCGCAGCACCACGTGAGTCGACGGCCAGTGCTCCTGGCGGCCCTGCTGGGCACCGGGACCCTGGCCGGGTGCTCCCTCATCCCGGGCGCCTCGTCCGCCCGGAGCGCCTCCCCCAGCGCGGAGCCCGCCACCCCGGCGCCGTCGAGCGCCGCGCCCTCCATTGCGGCCGCGAGCGCGACGCCGTCGGCCACCGCCTCCGCAACCGCCGGGGCGCTGGAGGGATGGAGCCTGGAGGAGAAGGTCGGCCAGCTCATGATGGTCGGCGTGGACGCCACCTCTCCCCAGGCGGTCTCCACCGACGCCGTGGTCAGCCACCACGTCGGCAACATCTTCATCGCCGGCCGCATCACCGCGGGCAGCCAGGCGACCCAGAAGGTCATCAGCACCTTCACCTCCAAGGCCGGCCCGGACACGACCCGCAGCACCCCCATGCTCGTGGCCACCGACCAGGAGGGCGGCGAGGTCCAGGTCCTGTCCGGCTCGAGCTTCTCCGACCTGCCCTCGGCGATGGAGCAGTCGACGCAGCCGCGCGATCAGCTGGAGGCCTCGGCGCGCACCTGGGGCAAGGAGCTGGCCGACGTCGGAGTGAATATGAACCTGGCCCCGGTGGTCGACCTGGTCGACATCGACCGACCGACCACCAACGAGCCCATCGGCCGCTGGGGGCGCGAGTACGGGCACGACGCCGCCACCGTCTCCTCCCAGGCCGGCGCCTTCGCCGAGGGCATGCGGGCCTCCGGTGTCATCCCCACCTACAAGCACTTCCCGGGCCTGGGGCGGGTCACGGCCAACACGGACACCTCCGCCAACGTCGTCGACAGCACCACGACCCGCAGCACCGACGCCGCCGTCGGCGTCTTCGCCTCCGCCATCGCCGCCGGCGCGCAGGTCATCATGGTCTCCTCGGCGACCTACGCGCTCATCGATCCCTCGGCGCCCGCGGTCTTCTCCTCGACGATCGTCACCGACATGCTGCGCACGGAGATGGGTTTCTCCGGCGTGGTCATCACCGACGACGTCTCGGCCGCCACCCAGGTGCAGGGCGTTGCCGCCGGTGAGCGGGCCGTTCGCGCCGTCCGGGCCGGCTGCGACATCGTACTGGCCTCGGCCGACCCGACGGTCGCCGCCGACATGGTCAAGGCCCTCATCGCCGCCGCGCAGTCGGACCCGGCCTTCGCGGCCCGGGTGGACGAGTCGGCCGCACGGGTCCTGGCGCTGAAGGGCGGCCTCCAGTCCTAA
- a CDS encoding variant leucine-rich repeat-containing protein, which yields MDPAQLTMAAQQADATLAAQTTDQSLQAEIAQSRPDLWASLAANPSVYPDLLAWLFSTGDATVLAILQARGYSPGATATSAASEATAAEPADEVTDEVTDEAASAAGVSDSGTSTEESEPSPEDEGEGQDTEESKDSDDADDSSDESEAGEPDDSEKPEESEDPSAEESEEPAVDTGDTEDTEEPEETEGTGHDAGDAGDAENTEDTEDAEDAEDAEGTGHDAEKRPSDSDEAEPSVDESAGVESPDEGEGSDEDSENGSEDAGAVTAAEGAGSDSEPDTETVSETVSEETISDGDSAEPVGDEVEDEPERGTEVDAEAGAEPETEVVAEDPSADGAASSGEEAASSGEEPAGQTENIPPVEDTAVFASAGVAQAGASPQSAAPAEGSAAPAVDSAESVAMPVAPPPSAEDIAAWAETPSGAPSGFSAAQPAVELDMFGPQMPPPQQQKQSSDSSRARLVAVIVVLLLVIVGGGGAWAGSYFSGKDKGDDSSRTSQDNAAGDQGAGQDSGQADAAATASALPSGAVQACSSMPTLRITSVEDGQGELKVQANVTTPCADGDFLAGSANQVLLYSSTSPTGGADVEHLVASATFDLSSEPLIIPNGGRSLTLRFGEQHYFRTAKDLDLKSLKINPTFDRGSRPSVTSGSSANSPMTIASSTSSNVNQEQQDEQAAGEALRWQASHDRSLVMSKYLGKWTPQLSSKKDGLFADGQTWTNRMILAEFLKTRQAHPDAALVYSNDWSVFDSEGGWWVTLSGELYATADEANAWCDAQGYDAEHCLAKRMESSGPAQGTTKSR from the coding sequence ATGGATCCGGCTCAGCTCACCATGGCGGCTCAACAGGCCGACGCGACCCTGGCCGCGCAGACCACTGACCAGTCCTTGCAGGCTGAGATCGCGCAGAGCCGGCCCGACCTGTGGGCCTCCCTGGCGGCCAACCCGTCGGTGTATCCGGACCTGCTGGCCTGGCTGTTCAGCACCGGTGACGCCACCGTCCTCGCTATCCTTCAGGCGCGCGGTTACTCGCCCGGCGCCACCGCGACATCCGCAGCCTCTGAGGCGACGGCGGCCGAGCCGGCTGACGAGGTGACTGACGAGGTGACCGATGAGGCGGCTTCGGCGGCTGGCGTGTCAGACTCCGGGACGTCAACCGAGGAATCTGAGCCCTCGCCCGAGGACGAGGGCGAGGGACAGGACACCGAGGAGTCCAAAGACTCCGACGACGCTGATGACTCCTCCGATGAGTCGGAGGCCGGCGAGCCAGACGACTCCGAGAAGCCAGAGGAGTCGGAGGACCCCTCGGCCGAGGAATCGGAGGAGCCTGCGGTGGACACCGGGGACACCGAGGACACTGAGGAGCCTGAGGAGACTGAGGGCACCGGGCATGATGCCGGGGACGCCGGGGATGCTGAAAACACTGAGGACACTGAGGACGCTGAGGACGCTGAGGACGCTGAGGGCACCGGGCACGATGCCGAGAAGCGCCCCAGCGATAGCGATGAGGCGGAGCCCTCAGTCGACGAGTCCGCGGGCGTCGAGAGCCCGGACGAGGGCGAGGGCTCGGATGAGGACTCGGAGAACGGGTCCGAGGACGCAGGCGCGGTGACAGCCGCCGAGGGTGCCGGATCGGACTCTGAACCGGACACTGAGACGGTCTCCGAGACGGTCTCGGAGGAGACGATCTCCGACGGCGACTCAGCCGAGCCCGTCGGGGACGAGGTGGAGGACGAGCCCGAACGCGGCACCGAGGTCGACGCTGAGGCGGGAGCCGAGCCGGAGACGGAGGTGGTCGCGGAGGATCCGTCGGCCGATGGCGCCGCCTCGTCGGGTGAGGAGGCGGCCTCCTCGGGCGAGGAGCCTGCAGGGCAGACCGAGAACATCCCTCCCGTTGAGGACACTGCGGTCTTCGCGTCGGCTGGAGTGGCACAGGCCGGGGCCTCGCCCCAGTCCGCGGCGCCGGCAGAAGGCTCGGCGGCCCCCGCGGTGGACTCCGCCGAGTCGGTGGCCATGCCCGTGGCGCCGCCGCCCTCGGCCGAGGACATCGCCGCCTGGGCCGAGACCCCCAGCGGGGCGCCGTCGGGCTTCTCCGCCGCGCAGCCGGCGGTGGAGCTGGACATGTTCGGGCCCCAGATGCCTCCACCGCAGCAGCAGAAGCAGAGCTCCGACTCGAGCCGCGCACGCCTGGTGGCAGTGATCGTCGTCCTCCTCCTCGTCATCGTCGGCGGAGGCGGCGCGTGGGCCGGGTCCTACTTCTCCGGCAAGGACAAGGGCGACGACTCCTCGCGCACCTCCCAGGACAACGCCGCCGGTGACCAGGGCGCCGGGCAGGACTCCGGCCAGGCCGATGCTGCTGCGACGGCGTCGGCGCTGCCCTCGGGGGCCGTCCAGGCCTGCTCGAGCATGCCGACGCTCAGGATCACCTCGGTGGAGGACGGCCAGGGCGAGCTCAAGGTTCAGGCCAACGTGACGACCCCCTGCGCGGACGGCGACTTCCTCGCCGGATCGGCCAACCAGGTCCTGCTCTACAGCTCAACGAGTCCGACCGGCGGCGCGGACGTCGAGCACCTCGTGGCCTCAGCCACCTTCGACCTCTCCAGCGAGCCGCTGATCATCCCCAACGGCGGGCGGTCGCTGACGCTGCGCTTCGGCGAGCAGCACTACTTCCGCACCGCCAAGGACCTCGACCTCAAGAGCCTCAAGATCAACCCCACCTTCGACCGCGGCTCCCGGCCCAGCGTCACCTCGGGCAGCTCGGCGAACTCCCCGATGACGATTGCGTCGTCCACGAGCTCCAACGTCAACCAGGAGCAGCAGGACGAGCAGGCCGCCGGTGAGGCCCTGCGGTGGCAGGCCAGCCACGATCGGTCGCTCGTCATGAGCAAGTACCTGGGGAAGTGGACCCCGCAGCTGTCCTCGAAGAAGGACGGCCTGTTCGCCGACGGGCAGACCTGGACCAACCGGATGATCCTGGCGGAGTTCCTCAAGACGCGCCAGGCCCACCCGGATGCCGCGCTGGTCTACAGCAATGACTGGTCGGTCTTCGACTCCGAAGGTGGCTGGTGGGTGACTCTGTCCGGGGAGCTCTACGCCACCGCCGACGAGGCCAACGCCTGGTGCGACGCCCAGGGCTACGACGCCGAGCACTGCCTGGCCAAGCGCATGGAGTCCAGCGGTCCGGCGCAGGGCACCACGAAGTCCCGCTGA
- a CDS encoding ABC transporter ATP-binding protein, which yields MSSSVPVSSAAPSVLDPHRPVDNPVVSARSLTKVYGRGSGAVKALDAVNVDIARARFTAIMGPSGSGKSTLMHCLAGLDSVTSGEIMLDGDMVSSMSQRRLTRLRRERIGFIFQSFNLVPTLSASENITLPLDIARRKVNQHRFDQVVDAVGLKDRLSHRPAELSGGQVQRVACARALVGEPAVVFADEPTGNLDSHSTEQVLEILRRSVDDLKQSVVMVTHEPEAAAWADTVIFLRDGHVVAELADPNRDRVLDALRELSEAESAPAAGAAKGA from the coding sequence ATGAGTAGTTCTGTTCCCGTATCATCCGCAGCCCCATCCGTCCTCGATCCCCACCGCCCCGTCGACAACCCGGTGGTCTCCGCCCGCAGCCTCACCAAGGTCTACGGTCGCGGCTCGGGTGCCGTTAAGGCACTCGACGCCGTCAACGTCGATATCGCCCGGGCCCGATTCACCGCCATCATGGGTCCCTCCGGCTCCGGCAAATCCACGCTCATGCACTGCCTGGCGGGCCTGGACTCGGTGACCTCCGGGGAGATCATGCTCGATGGGGACATGGTCTCCTCGATGAGTCAGCGTCGTCTCACCCGCCTGCGCCGCGAGCGCATCGGCTTCATCTTCCAGTCCTTCAACCTGGTCCCCACGCTCTCGGCGTCCGAGAACATCACCCTGCCCCTGGACATCGCCCGCAGGAAGGTCAACCAGCACCGCTTCGACCAGGTGGTGGACGCCGTCGGCCTCAAGGACCGCCTGTCCCACCGGCCCGCCGAGCTCTCCGGCGGCCAGGTCCAGCGCGTGGCCTGCGCCCGGGCGCTGGTGGGTGAACCGGCGGTCGTCTTCGCCGATGAGCCCACCGGCAACCTCGACTCCCACTCCACCGAGCAGGTCCTGGAGATCCTGCGCCGCAGCGTCGACGACCTGAAGCAGTCGGTGGTCATGGTGACCCACGAGCCGGAGGCGGCCGCCTGGGCGGACACCGTCATCTTCCTGCGCGACGGGCACGTCGTGGCCGAGCTGGCCGACCCCAACCGCGACCGGGTCCTGGACGCCCTGCGCGAGCTGAGCGAGGCCGAGTCCGCGCCCGCAGCCGGCGCCGCCAAGGGGGCCTGA